The DNA region TGCCCAGACGGGGCAGATCAGTGGAGCAAGGGATTGGTGTGCACAAGTCCGCTCTATACAACTGCCAAAGGCGTTCAAACCCGGTCCCGGGCCAGAGGGCAGGGCCCAGCTCAGtgcagcctccagaaggagcttCGAGCAGCTGGGTCCTTGAAGGCAACGGAAGGGCGGcggggagctggggcaggggcttcTGCAGGGGCGGTGTCACCACCCCCTCCAGGGTCCTCATCACCCCGCCAGGCCAGGGCCAGCTGCAGGTCCAGCTCCTCCAGATCCTCGCCCTCGAGGCTCGAGCGCAGCTCCCGGGGGGCATCCTCCTGGTCTGGCTTCGGGCCGAAGGCCCAGTCTGCAGTAGGGCGCTGGTGAGGAGCCTCCCGGGGCCTCACccaccctctgtcccctccctggctATGAGAGGCCcttgcacacacacccccagccccagagcagCCCAGCACTGTCCCAAGTAGGGCTCGTGGTAGGTAGTGGCTCACCGGCCAGGTCGTGGGCGAGGTCCTTGATGAGATGGCCCACGATGGCATAGGCCACAGCCACCACCAGGAGCGCCGCCAGCAGCAGGTACAGCGCGTTCCTGGGCAGGCGGATGGCATCCAGAGGTGGCGGGCGGTACTCCTCATACAGCGGTGGGGCCGGGCTCCAGCCCTCCATCCCCTCCTCGACCGCCTGCCCTGGCATGATGGCCGCCTGGAGCAGGAGAGGCCCGGAGGTGACCCGCGTGGCGGAAGTATTTAGGGGCTTTGGGTAAGAGGATTGGGGCTCCTCCAAGGCCACCATCTGCCTGGATTAATCACCACGCAAATCACTTCCGCCCAacgccccctccctccttcagcTCCAGCCAACTTGGCTGGTACTCTGCACGTCCatccccacctcagggcctttgctcgaGCTGTTCCCAGTCCTGGGaagatccctgccttcatggagctgaCATTCAAGATAGGGGGATAGACTCTGAGAAAAACATAACCTCAGAGTGGGTTAGAAAGCGAAGAGTGGTATtggggtggctctgtcggttgagcgtctgactcttgatttgagctcaggtcatgatcgtgggtcgtgggatagagcctGAGGTTGGGTTcttcgctcagcagggagtctacttctctccctctctctgtctctccctctgcccctccccaccccaccccctgcttacgcacatgtgtatgtatgtgcacatgaactctctttccctctaacataaataaataaaatcttaaaaaaaaaaagcggtaCTGGGGTGGAGGTACCATGGTCTAACGGTTGGGACTACTAACAGGGAAGTTAGAGCTTAAAATAGGGCAGCCAAGGCCATACAGAGAAGCATGTGAGCAGAgacccagagaaggaagggaagcaggtATGGGAGCACCAGGGGGAAGAGCAGTCCAGGAGCGG from Ursus arctos isolate Adak ecotype North America unplaced genomic scaffold, UrsArc2.0 scaffold_14, whole genome shotgun sequence includes:
- the SMIM44 gene encoding small integral membrane protein 44, producing MPGQAVEEGMEGWSPAPPLYEEYRPPPLDAIRLPRNALYLLLAALLVVAVAYAIVGHLIKDLAHDLADWAFGPKPDQEDAPRELRSSLEGEDLEELDLQLALAWRGDEDPGGGGDTAPAEAPAPAPRRPSVAFKDPAARSSFWRLH